CCTGGGCAGCCGCCGCGTTGATCTGGGCCAGGTCCAGCCCCGAGTCCCGAAGCCGCCGCGCGTCCCGCACGCGCACCACGGGAATCACGTCCAGCGCCTCGTAGGTTTTGCGGGCCGTCCAGTCGCTCCACACCGACACCGTGGCCAGGTAGCGCACCGGTCGCGGCGTGGTGAAGTACCCCGCCAGCACGTCGGGCAGGTCGTTCGGGTGATTCCCGATCAGCAGCACCGGCCCGGTGGCCGGGATGCGCTCACGTCCTTCCCAGCGCACCTCCCGGTAGTACCAGCGCAGCGCGCGCCTGGCGACCCACAGCATGAACGGGCGGAACATCCCGTGAGCTTAGCCCAGGGGACGGGCTCCTGCCACGCACCACTCTGTAATCAGCGATTCAAAGGTAATCCCAGTCGAACGACGGTTCCGCCAGAAGCGCGAGGGTGGAGACTCAGCGTACCTCCGTGTGCTTCTGCAATACGGCGCGCGATGGAAAGCCCCAAGCCAGTTCCTCCGGATTTCGTGCTGACGCCCAGGCGAAACATCTGCGATGGATCAGGGATGCCTGCCCCGTGATCCGAGATTGATATGGAAAGGATGTTTTCCTTTGTCTCGGCATCCATGAGCACGGTGCCACCCGCCATTGAGGCTTCAGCCGCGTTGCGAAGCAGATTCACCAATAATTGCACGAGAGCGGCTCTATCCCCACGCAGGAGCACGTTAGTGGGGAACGGACGGACAATCAGGTGCATACCGAGCGTCTCAACGTACGGAACGATCGTGCTGTTGACGTCCTCCAGGACTTGCGCCAGCGAGAATTCCGCCTCTTCCGTCTTGCTTCCTCTGGCAAGTCGAAGCGCCGATGACACGGCCTCATCCAAGCGCCGGATGGAATCAGCGAGTCGCCCAACTGGCTGTCGTGCGCCGTGATCCTCGGGGAGCAAACGCGTCGCATGCTGGGCGTCGATCTTCAACGCAGTGAGATTGTTCCGTACCTCATGCGAGAGCGAAGCGGCGAATTCTCCAACAGCGGCAAGCGAGCGCTGGCGTGACAGCTCATCCAACGTCTGCCGGAGGCTGGAGGTCATGGTATTGAACGCTTTCGCCAAATCGCCAACTTCGTCGTTGGTGGACACATGCACTTCCCGATCCAGTTCACCACCGGCAACGGCGGCAGCAGCCTCAGCAAGACTTTCCAATGAAGAGGTGATTCTGCGCGCGGCAACCATCAGCACCCAGATGGTAACACCAGAAACGACGACCAGCAGCAGTATCCCAGTGGAAGCGGACCGCGCGAATGGTCTCGTGAAGGGGTCGATCGGCGCCCGCACTTCCAGGCGCAGCGGGAATCCCGGGATTTGGTGACGAATCACTTCAAGGCTCGCTGAAGCCGGCCAAGTGAATTCCGGATCGGCAACGGATCCCTCACGATCGCCGGGCATGGCACCCAAGTGTTGCTGCCATATTGAGGAGCCGCTTGAATCCTCCAGCGAAAGTGACGCGCCCGGAGGAAATGGCTTCGCCGCATCTATCGGAATGAGGCCGTGGAGCCTGACGCAAGCCTCCAACCATCCAATGCTCTCCCTCCGACTTGTGACATCAAATGCAGCGCACCAGCGCGGGATGCTCTCGGTGCTGCCTTGCGTGGTAGCGCTGCTCGGCCTGCGTGCAAGCTTTACGTCGCCACTTGCCGATCGAAGCACAACGGAGTCAATGGTGCCACTGAGCCGATCCAAGAGGTCTGACAGGTACCGTCGATCTTCTGCCTGGTCGTCCTCTGCCAGTATGCGCACTATCGCGTCGTTTGTGAGCAGCCAACCAAGCTCACCCTGCCTGTCATAGGCGAGCTGATCAACAAGTCGAGTCAGGTTGAGCGAACTCTCGACCAACTGGGTGCGAAGCAGTTCACGGCCCGCACGATGCGTGCTCCGCGTGAGCCACAGGCCAACCAAGACCAGCGGGAGCATGCTTCCGAAAACACCGGCCAGCACAAAGCGCGAGGCAAGCGGTCGACGGGCACCAACCGTTCCATTGGCTTTTGCCATGACTAGGTGTCCAGTCGAAACTTCTCGATGAGACGCGCAAGACGGGGTCTCGATACTCCGAGCATCGCGGCAGCGCGACCCTTGTGGCCGTCCACTATCTCCAGAACGCGTGTGACATGTTGGCGCTCCAGCTCCTCCAACGTCGGAATCCGAGCCGGGGTGGAAGAGGTACGAGTGCGAAGATCCAAGTGCGGCGCCCGAATGACGCCTCCTTGAGCGACCAGCAATGCACGCAACAGACAATGCTCGAGCTCACGCACATTTCCGGGCCAGGAATGTGTCTTCAGCATCCGCTCCGCGTCGGAAGACAGCTTGGCAACGGCAGTCCCGTTGGCGCTGGCAAAACGCTGCAGAATATGGGTTGCGAGCACCAGGATATCGCCTTGCCGTTCACGAAGTGGCGGCAGCAGTATTTCGACAACGCGCAGTCGGTAGTAGAGGTCCTCACGGAAAGTCCGATCGACGATCATTTCCTCGAGCGGCCGATGGGTAGCGGCGACCACGCGCGCATTGGTCCGCTCGGTGATATCCGAGCCAACTGCCTGAAATTCACGATCCTGAAGGACACGCAGCAGTTTGCTCTGGAAATCGACGTTTGTGTCCCCGATTTCGTCGAGGAAGATTGTGCCACCCTGAGCTTGTGCGAAGCGGCCTCGCCGATCTCGAACAGCGCCGGTGAATGCTCCACGAACATGGCCGAAGAGCTCTGATTCGAGCAGATTGGCAGGGAGGGCGGCACAGTTGACCGGAACGAAGGGCCCACCGGAGACGTGGGAATGCCCATGAATCGCCCGCGCGACAAGTTCTTTACCCGTCCCACTCTCACCACGGATCAGCACGGTGTCCTTGGAGCGCGCGGCTTGTCCAACCAGTTTGAAGATCGCAATCATTGATGGCGTCTTGCCGACAAGCTCACCCTCGGAAGCCAGTTTCGCTCCATACGATTCCGCGGTCTGCGCGTCGAGATCGGCGCACACTCTGTCGACAGTATCCTGAAGCTCGTCGAGATCCAGCGGTTTTACCAGAAACTCGGCAGCACCCAGTTTCATGGCTTCGACGACCGTTGGCATGTCATCGAATGCCGTCATCAGAATGACAGGAGTATGAGGAACTCGTTCGTTGAGCGCAGTCAGCAGCTCAAGACCGGAGATCTCTCCCATGCGAATGTCGCTCAACACAACTGAAGGCGCGAAGCGTGCCATCGCCCCCAGCGCTTCGGCGCCGGAGGCGACAGCCAGGACATCGTACGCCATGCCGCGAAGTGCCTCGCCGAGCGAGGCACGGATCGCTGCATCATCATCCACAAGCAGTATGCGGCGAACAGTATGGCTCATCGACGTGCTGGACTCGAGCGATCCATTCCTGACTGTGGGAGAGGTACCACGATGAACTTGCCGGATCGACCAATCGCCGTCGAGTACACGAGTTGACGGTCATCAGGGGAAAGAGAGAATGACCCCGAAGAACCGCCCAATGATGCCAACCTCCGTGAAGCGGACCCATCGAGAGGAACCTGATATAGATGGGCGCCGAGCGGATCCGCAAACTTCCGCCCTATTGTGTACACGTTCCGGCCGTCCTTCGAAAACGCCGGCAGGTTGGAGCCAAGGAGCCAGAATGGCAGCGAGATTTCTCTGGTGCTGCCACCAGTGCCGGAGGACACGTACAGTTTGCCATTCTGCGACTCGCCTCGCGCGGCCGTTGCCACCCGACTGCCATCGTGTGTCGTGGCCCACCCCCATACGGAGAAGGCAGAGTCGACCACATGCAAAACCTTTTGCGAGCCGCTGGCAGTGTTGAGGAGCGAGACCCGACCTTGTCCGTCGAGGAGAATTGATGTGTCTGATGCCCACTTCATCAGCTGAATTCCCTTGCCAGAGAACGAGGGAACAATCCCAGAAGCGTGACTCGCTCCGTTGAGCATGACTTTCCGAATACTACCAGGTTGATCCGGAGCTGCGCGCTCGACGAGAAGGATGGATTGTCCGTCGCTGGCCCACCTCCACATGCCAAAAGGACGTTCATGTCGAAAGACCTCGCGAGCGGTGCCGCTGGACACATCGACAAGGAAGAGAGAGCGACGATCCGCACTTCGTGCGACCAGCTGCTTTCCATTGGGGGACCACGCAATCGCGAGTAGGCTACCTTCGGCATCTACTTGCGTATACAGTCTGTACTGTGTGCCGTCGGTGCGTACGGTTCCCACCCGGATACTCGATCCATCGCGGGTCAGAAACGCAATGTGTCTTCCATCGGGAGACCACTGGGGCGCGAACACGTTGTCTCCCACTTCTCCGAGAGTGCGCGAAGAACCGTCAGCGAGAGTCAGCAGCCGCAACGCCGAGCGTTCGCTCCTGTCATACCAGACGATAGCTGAGTCGCCTAGGACGCCCTCATAGCGCATAGGCGAGCCCACCGGCAGGGGAAACGTGCCGATCTCGCGGCCAAGTGTGTCACACACAACACCAACGTCTCCCTCTCGCACGACACCACGCCGCGGAACCAGCAAGAGTCGCGTTCGGTCGGACGTCATGTTGGCAAATGAGAGTTCGGGTCGAATCCGAATGGTGCGCTGTTGTTTGCTGTCGATCCGTATCTGCTGGACAGTTCCAATTCCGTTCTGCACGTACAGGCTACCATCATCACGCCCCCATTCCATTGCCTCGAGCGATTGGAACCGGGCAAGAACCCTCTCAGGTCCGCCCCGCGCGGGCATCACCACCAACTCGGACGTGTCTCCAGTGATGTTGCGGCGGCTGCGCAAGTACGCCAGCCACGCACCTGTTCGGGACACCGCCGGTGCTCCGATAGCTGGCTCAAGCGAGACCCGCTGTGGAGCGGATTGGAGCGCACCGCTGTGCGGATCAACGGGGGCGGTCCAAACGTGGAGCTGATTGCTGGACCAGCCGTGGGTCCAAACAACGCGATTGCTGAGTGACGACCACGTGAAGTAGTCGCTGGTTGCTGGGGCAAGCGAGACTCTGCGGCCGCTGCCTGCGTGTACGATCTGTACACCGTCTCGAGTTCGCGCGAGGTAGAGGCGTGCGTTCGGAGCGACCGCGAACCCATCCAGCGAGTCGGTGTTCCCAAAGGTCGCGAGAACGTGCGGTACTGATGGCCTATGTCCCGGTGCACCCGTCTGTGCGGGAGCCACTGCCATCGGAACTAGGATTGAGGATGACCCAAGGGTCAGAGCGAGGATCTGCTGCCTGCTCCTGCATCCACCACGAGAAGACATCGGTTGCTCCTGGAAAGAAAGGGTCCGGACCGGCTAAGGGTCGTGCGGTCCCTCCATCTGCAGACAGCTTGCCAATCGTCCAATTTCGGACAAACCATTGCCTTGAAAGAGTTTGGAGTTTCGGCAGTGCGTCGAAACACGGAGATGATTGAACGATTTGGCCGCAGAGTGTTCACGAATCGTTCAATTCCCTCGGTCGTTCAATATTGCATGCGATCAGTAACCAACGCGCGCCTGGCGACCCACAGCATGAACGGGCGAAACATCCCGTCAGCTTAGCCCACGGATCGGCCTTACAACACCGCGTGGGCGCCGCGTTCGTCGCCCACCTCTCCACGCAGCATGCGCTGGTAGTGGGCCTCCAGCGTGTCCTTGCCGTACTGCGGCGTGGCCTCGGCGTCGTAGCGCCCCGTCTTCGCATCCCACACCAGCATGGACTCGGTGGCGTAGTAGCGGCCAATGCGCGCGAACTCCGCCGTATCACGAAGTGGCGGCAGCACCCGCGCCAGCGCCCCCAGTACGCCCACGATCACATCGAATACGCGCGGCGACACGCGCCGAAAGCGCGGCGGCTGACCAAGCAACCGAAACAGCATCTCACCCTGCGCGCGTGGCGTGAGCGCGGGACCCGGTCCACCCACCGGCAGCACCTGATTGGCGCGCGACGGATTGTCGAGACACTCCACCAGAAACGCCGCCACATCGTCATCACTGATGGGCGTGCAGGCCGTGAGCGTGCCATCGCCCACCAGCAGAAACGGCTTGCCCTGCTGCACCCGCGCCACCTGTCCCGACAGACTCTTGAAGTAGGCCGTGGGACGCACGATGGACCAGGTCAGGCCCGAACGCATGAGTGCCTGTTCGAACGCCAACTTGGCGTGCTGAAACGCCAGTCGCGGCTTTTGCACACAGATGGCCGAGAGCAGCACGAACATGGATACACCCGCCGCCTCCGCCGCGCGCAGCACATGCAGATTGGCGTCGTGCTCCACCGCCCACGCGTCGGCCGGTCCGCCGCGGCGTGACGCGAGGCAGCTGATCACCGCATCAAAGCGCTCACCACGAAACCCGTCCCGCGCCACACTCTGTGCGTCAGTGACCTGACCAAATCGCAACTCGGCTTGCGCACGAAGCACATCGCGCGAGGTACCCGGACGCACGAAGCACACGACCTCGTGCCCCGCGCGCAGCGCCTCTTGCGCGACGGCGCGGCCAATGCTGCCCGTGGCGCCCACCACCAATACGCGACGCGACGGCGGCATCGGGAATGACATTACGGCGTGCCCAGCACGCGGTACCAGGCCTGCATGGCGCGCTCCACACTCACGCGGCTGGCCATCCACTCACCCAGCGCCGGCGGCACGGCAAACGACGCCGCCGCAGCCTGCGCCGGTGTACCCGCCGCATGCCCAGCACGCGCCACCGCTTCGACATGATCGAGCAGCGCACGGTACTCCGTCATGGCTGATGCGCGCACCAGTCCACCGTGACCCGGCACCAGCACGGCGCGCGCATGGCTCAGGCGCGTGGCGAGCTGCTGCACACTGGCGGCAAGCGCACGCGGATCCGCGTCCACGTAGTTGGGGAACATGCGATACCACACGAGGTCACCCGACCAGACGAGTCCCGCGTCCTCGTCGTGCAGCGTGAGATCGCTGGCCGTGTGTCCCGCAAACGGCATGAGTTGCAGCACACGATTGCCAAGGTCGATGGTGCTGACCTCGCGGCTGCTTGTCACCACGACATCGGCAAACGCGCGCTCGAGCGCCGCACTGCGCGCCGGCGCCACGGGCGTTCCGCCAAGAGCCAGACGGCGAGTGATGTCTGTGCAGTGCACACGCGGCAGCCCGGCATCCTGTGCGTACCCCGGCAAACCCGACGCGTGGTCCACGTGATAGTGTGACAGCACCACATGCGTGGGCCAGCGGCCGGTGAGTCGCCGCGCTTCCTCTGCCAGCCAGCGCGCACCGGCGTCGCGATAGAAGCCCTCGAAGACCACCACGCCGGAGCGCCCCGCCACGATGCCGCCGTTGGCAAAGGTGGTGCGATCACCACCGGTGGGTGTCGAGATCACCGCCCAGGCATCGGGTCCCACGGCTTCCAGTCTGGCGAACGGCGTCGTGCTCACCACCGGATTGACCGGTGCCGTCCAGGCCTGACGCTGACGCCGCGGTGCACAGGCCGCATTCAGCCAGACATGCGCGACGCAGCCCGTGCCGGCCAAGGCGGCCTGTCGCAGGAACGTACGACGGTTTGTTGCGCTGGCGGGAATGGCCCCGTTGTGTGGCAGTGGTCCGGACATGAGACGCGAATCTAGCGAGCAGAGGGCCCGCACGCCGCGCGAATGTCGGGCCATCGCGGTACATTCGAAACGGGCCGACGTGACATGAACCACGTTGGCACAGACCATTGTGGTCCGTGCTTCTTCTCGACCGCCCTGACGATGGCATGCCGTGTTCCACGCGCCGCGATGATGCTGGCGCTCTTTCTGTTGACCAGCATGTCGCCGGTTATGCACACCGAACTGCGGGCGCAGAGTGCCCGCCGCCTGGATTCCGTCAACCGCATGCGCTACGCCGAGGCCAATGCCCGTCTGGGTGCACCCAAAGCTGGTGAACAGCGCGTGGTGTTCATGGGCAACTCCATCACCGAGGCCTGGGCCCAGCACTTTGCCGCGCTGTTTCCCGACAAGCCCTACGTGGGCCGCGGCATCAGTGGCGAGACCACGCGGCAGATGCGTGCACGCTTTGCCGACGACGTGATTGCGCTGGCGCCGCGCGTTGTGGTGATTCTCGCCGGCACCAATGACATTGCCGGCAACGAAGGGCCGGTCGGCAACGACGTCATTCAGCAGAACATTGCCGCCATGGCCGACTCGGCGCGCGCACATGGTATTCGGGTGGTGCTCTGCGCCGTGCTGCCGGTGTACGACTACCCCTGGCATCCCGGTCTCGAGCCCGCGCCGCGCATTGTGGCGCTCAATCGCTGGCTGGCCGAGTACGCCGCGCAGCACAACGAGGTGTTCGTCGACCTGCATACGCCGCTCGCCGACGAGCGACAGGGCTTGCCCCGGCAGTACGCCGAGGATGGCGTACATCCCAACCTGGCCGGCTATCGTGTCATGAGCCCGCTGGTGGAAGCGGGGATTCAGCGGGCCTTGGGCGCGCGCTGAATCCCCGAGTCCGCATTACCGCGGAAACGCCACCAGACTTTCCTGCCCGTTGCGGCCCACGGCCGCCACACCGAAGAAATAGTTGTCGATAATCACGTTCTCGAGCGTGAACTGATTCACGTTGCCCACGAAGCGTGAGCGGGTCCAGTTCACATCGCTGTGCTTGCGCCAGTACACGCGATACCCGATCACATCGGGGCTCGGCGAGGCCTTCCAGCGCAGCGTGGCCGACGGACGCACGGCACCAGTGATGGTGGCCGAGTCGGGCGCGGCCGGCGCCCAGGCCAGCGACTGCAGCACCGCCGCATCCAGCGCCGTCATCTTGGCCGCGTAGTCGAAGTCCACACCCTCGAGCACGTCGCCGTACTTGATGCCGTTCTGTGTGCGCAGGTCCTGGTGCTGCTTGTTGTAGTCCTCGTGCGCTTCCATGAGGCGCACCGCCGCCGCGCCTTGATTGAAGAACGGCGTGTGATGCCCGCCGCGACCATAGCGGTCGAGACGGTAGATGATGTCCACGTCGAGATTCGGGAAGTAGCGGTCGGCCACCAGATCGATGTAGCGCGCGAGCTGACGCGACGGTGTATCCAGCTCACCGCCGTTGGTGAGAATGCGCCGCAGCTCCGCCGCCGGCGTGTTGGCCGGCAGACCCGGCGCAAACACGCGCGCCTTGGTGTTCTCGTGCACACCGTCAATGCCGCGCGAGTTGCCCACCATGTCGTTGTTGATCACCGCGTCGATGCGCCAGCCTTCTTCCTTGGCCACCCGCGCCACGATGTCGCCACCAAACAGGCCCTGCTCCTCGGCCGACAGCGCCACGAAGGCCACCGAGGCATTGGGCGGATACTTGCTCATCACGCGCGCCGCCTCGAGAATGGCCGCAATGCCGCTGGCATTGTCGTTGGCGCCCGGCGAGTCGTCCTTGGCGTTCATCACATCGGTCACGCGCGAATCGATGTCGCCCGTGTGCACGATGTAGCGATTGGGCTCCGTCTTGCCGCGCAGAATCGCCACCACGTTCACCACGTTCACGTCTTCCTTGATGCGACCGGTGGGCGTGCCCTTCCAGATGTCGCTGATGTAGCGCACCTCGATGCAGCCCCCGCATTCCTTGGAGATCTTCTGGAACTCGGCGAAGATCCACCGCCGCGCAGCACCGATGCCGCGCGTGTTCGACAGCGTGTCCGACAGCGTGTGCCGCGTGCCGAAGTTCACCAGCGTGGTGATGTCGGCCTTGATGCGATCGGCCGACACCGCCGCCACGAGATCGTGAATGCGCGGGTCTTCGTTGGAGGGAATGGGCGTGGCTATGTGCGGGCGCGGTGCGGCCGGACGGGCCGCGGCACCCCGCGTGGGCTGGGCCTCCAGGGCCACGGGCGAAATGAGGGCCGGGGCGGCCAGGGTGGCGCCAGCCACGGCGAGCAGGGCGCGGCGGCCCAGGCGGGACAGATCGGACGTCATGCAGAAACCTCGGGAGGGATGAGCCCGGCCCCTCGGACCGGGAGACCTTGAGCATACGACCATCCGCCCCCGTCTGCTGGCCTCTGGGAACCGGAGCGCCCGTTCGAAGTACCTTGTGACGATCCCGCCACAGCCCGAGTTAGCTGGATGTGCCCCCTCTGGACGTGACCCCCACTGACGCCGCACTCGTTCGCCAGGTCTTGGCCGGACACACCGAGGCATTCGCTGCCCTGGTGGACCGGTACCATGCGGCCTGCCTGCGTGTGGCCACCAACCTGCTGGGCAACCCGGACGACGCCGAGGACGTGGTGCAGGACAGCTTCGTCCGCGCCTATCGCCATCTGGGCAGCTACCAGGAACGGGACAAGTTTGGCGCCTGGCTCACGCGCATTGTGGTCAACCAGTGCCGCACCCGGGCCAGCCGCGAAGCGCGCTACGTACCGTTCGACCACGAACGACCCGCAGCGGACGCCGGAGTCTTGGCAGATCGGCTGAGCGCGCCGCCCGATGTGGAGCAGCGCGAGCGGGCAGCCGAGCTGCGTCATGCGCTGGCCCAGCTGGGGCCGGAGCAGCGCGAGGCCGTGGTGCTGCGCTTCGGCGAAGAGATGAGCTACGAGGAGATGGCCGCCCTCACCGGTGTGGGGGTGTCGGCCCTCAAGATGCGCGTGCAGCGGGCCTGTGCCCGGCTGCGAACCCTGCTGTCGGAGCAGCTGTTCTCATGAAGCCGTCCATGTCGTCCTTCGATGCCGACCGCGAGCCGCTGCCGGGCTGGATGATCGAGGCCCTGCGCGCGCCGGCCACGTCCCGCGCCGATTCCCGCGCGCGCATCATGCAGCAGGTGGGTGCCCTGCCCGTTCCGCGTCGGGTGGCACTGCCGCTCAGTGCGGCGGGCCGGAGTCGCTGGCGCCGGCGCGGCGCGCTTTCGGGCATTGGCAGTGTGCTGCTCACAGCCATGCTCACGCTCATGGTAAGCGTGCGTTCGGGCAACGAGGCCGCGCTCGCGGCGCGGGTGCAGCCCTCGGCCATCGTGCTGGGTGACAGCACCGTGCCCGTGCGTGGACCCGACTCCCTCGCGCTGGTGCTGCGCGGCAAGTTCCTCGACACGCTCTATGTGGTGGAGTACGTGGTGCACGGCCGCGGCGTGCAGAGTGTGTCCGTGCGTCGTGAAGCGGCGCGTCCGCGCGACCTGGCCGCGCCAGCTCGTCTGGCGCGCGTGTCGGCCACCGAATGGCGCACACGGGCACTCGTGCCGCGCGAAGCGCGAGAGGTGGCCTTTGTGGTCAACGACATCGAGCTCGCGCCCGTGCCCTTGCGGGCATTGTAAGCTCCCGCGTTGTGGCCGGCGCAGTCGCGCCGCGCCCCCCGTCTTTCCCCACACATGATCACTCAACCTCGCGTCGCTGGCCTCAGGGCCGCGATGACCGTGTCGGCTACCTCGGCACTGTGCCTGCTGCTCGGCTACTCCCTCCTCTGGCATGGCGGCACCTCGCTGGCCGCAGCGCTCATCACGCTGGGCTACGTCGTGGGCATACCGCTGGCCCTGATCCTGCTGGCCCGCGACGGCACGCCAGCACATCCCGATGGCGAAGCGCCGCCCTGGCGCGTGGCGGGCGGAGTGTGGCTGGCGGTGCTGGCGCTCTATGTGGCGACACTCGCGCCCACCACCGCCATGTGGGATGCCAGTGAATACATCGCCGCCGCCAAGGTGCTGGGCATTCCGCATCCGCCAGGCAATCCGCTGTTCGTGCTGCTGGCGCACACCTTTGCGCTGCTGCCGGTGCCGCTCTCGTTTGCCGGCCGCGTGAACCTGCTCGCGGCCACCACCAGTGCGCTCAGTGCGGCACTCTGGTTTCTGGTGGCCTTTCGCGCGCTGCGTGGATGGCACCTGCCGCGCATGCCACGTCTCGTCATCAGCGTGGCCTGCGCCTGGATTGGTGCCACCTGCTTCACGGTGTGGAACCAGAGTGTCGTGAACGAAAAGGTGTACACCGTGGCCATGCTGGGTCTCGCCGCATCAGCGTGGGCCGCCATGCAGTGGCTTGACGCCCAACCCGGTTCACGTCGCGCCGCCAGTCTGCTGGTGCTCATCGTGTATCTCTGCGGACTGGGCTATGCCAATCACCCCGCGGGTTTTCTGCCGCTTCCGGCATTGGGTGTGCTCGTGCTCTGGCAGCGTCCACGCACGTTGCTGGCCTGGCGCACACTTGCTGCGTCAGGGCTCATGCTGGCGGTGGGACTCACCCCCTTCCTGTATCAGCCCATTCGCGCCGCCTATCGTCCGGCCATCAACGTGGGCGCGCCCACGGCCTGCGACGGACCACCGCAACTCGCCTGCACCTTCAGTCGGGACACGTTCGACAAGGTGCGCGCCAATGTCTCGCGTGAGCAGTATGGCGGTCATCGCGTGGCCGATCGCCAGGCGCCACTCAGCGCGCAGTTCGGCATGTGGTGGCAGTACTTCGAGTGGCAGACCATGCGCGACGCGGCCGGCCGGCTGCCACAGCTGCAGCAGGCGCTGGCCATTGTCCTGTTGCTGCTCGGCCTCGGCGGCGGCTTCATGCACTGGCAACGCGACCGCAGCTCGTTTGCATTCTTTGGTCCGCTGGTCTTCACACTCACACCAGCGCTCATTGTGTACCTCAACTTCAGGTACGGCGCCACGCAGGCGCCCGAGTTGGGCAACAGCGTGCCACGTGAAGTGCGCGACCGCGACTACTTCTACCTCTGGAGCTTCGCCACCTGGGGCGTGTGGGTGGGCATGGGGTTGGGTGCGCTCTGGCAGCGCGTGGCACGCCACATCACCTGGCCACGCAGCGCCTTTGTCATGAGTGTGGCACTGCTGCCCGTGCTGCTCAATGCCAACGCCGCGCCGCGCCGTGGTCAGGAGTTCACCGCGCGCTGGGGCCGCGACCTGCTCGAGTCGGTCCAACCCAACGGCCTGCTCATCACCAGCGGGGACAACGATTCCTTCCCCGTCTGGTATGCACAGTTGGTGGAGGGTGTGCGGCCCGACGTGACCATTGTCATCACGCCCTATCTCAACATGGACTGGTTCGCGGCGCCCCTGGTTCCAAACGCCGCCGGCATTCCGCCCTACCTCGAACTGCCGCAGCCCGTGCGTTTCCAGCATGCCGGACTCACGGCGGACATTCCCGCCGGTGTGCTCACACGCGATCAGCTCATGGTGCTGCAACTCATCAAGGACCGCTTCCCGCGTCAGCCCATTCACTTCTCGGTCGGTGGCTACGCGGAGTCGCTTGGATTGGGGCCGTATGTCGTCACGCACGGACTCACACAGCGACTGGTGAATGCGCCGGCGTCGGGCGAT
The sequence above is a segment of the Gemmatimonas sp. UBA7669 genome. Coding sequences within it:
- a CDS encoding RNA polymerase sigma factor, with amino-acid sequence MTPTDAALVRQVLAGHTEAFAALVDRYHAACLRVATNLLGNPDDAEDVVQDSFVRAYRHLGSYQERDKFGAWLTRIVVNQCRTRASREARYVPFDHERPAADAGVLADRLSAPPDVEQRERAAELRHALAQLGPEQREAVVLRFGEEMSYEEMAALTGVGVSALKMRVQRACARLRTLLSEQLFS
- a CDS encoding DUF2723 domain-containing protein encodes the protein MITQPRVAGLRAAMTVSATSALCLLLGYSLLWHGGTSLAAALITLGYVVGIPLALILLARDGTPAHPDGEAPPWRVAGGVWLAVLALYVATLAPTTAMWDASEYIAAAKVLGIPHPPGNPLFVLLAHTFALLPVPLSFAGRVNLLAATTSALSAALWFLVAFRALRGWHLPRMPRLVISVACAWIGATCFTVWNQSVVNEKVYTVAMLGLAASAWAAMQWLDAQPGSRRAASLLVLIVYLCGLGYANHPAGFLPLPALGVLVLWQRPRTLLAWRTLAASGLMLAVGLTPFLYQPIRAAYRPAINVGAPTACDGPPQLACTFSRDTFDKVRANVSREQYGGHRVADRQAPLSAQFGMWWQYFEWQTMRDAAGRLPQLQQALAIVLLLLGLGGGFMHWQRDRSSFAFFGPLVFTLTPALIVYLNFRYGATQAPELGNSVPREVRDRDYFYLWSFATWGVWVGMGLGALWQRVARHITWPRSAFVMSVALLPVLLNANAAPRRGQEFTARWGRDLLESVQPNGLLITSGDNDSFPVWYAQLVEGVRPDVTIVITPYLNMDWFAAPLVPNAAGIPPYLELPQPVRFQHAGLTADIPAGVLTRDQLMVLQLIKDRFPRQPIHFSVGGYAESLGLGPYVVTHGLTQRLVNAPASGDARFLPFEGGHIDLAVSDSLWQRYEAPSALLRQSQWVDTPSVSIPAAYVFTGQLVGFGRLVRGDTVGGDRILQRTDSLARVVGLTR